Genomic segment of Bdellovibrio bacteriovorus:
GAGAAAACTATTTCTTCCGAAACAGAGATTGTACGACCCACAAAGGACCGATCAGCAAAAATTGTAAGTCTTTGAAAAATGAAGGCTTTTTACCCTCGATTTGATGACCCTTAAATTGGCCTATCCAAGCTAAAACGAATATAACCGACAAGATATAAACGGGGTTCCCCAGTTGACTCAGTGCATAAGTTAGGACGTAACTGAGGATCACTTGCGCCAACATTACCAAGAAAGCCTGGGCTCCGAGGGTCATATACCATCCAAGGGCGATGGCAATAAGGACCTCCCCCACTCGAATTGGTCCCATAGAAAGCGGAATTTGGATCAATAAACCCACGATAGAAAAGAAGATCAAGGGCACGCAGATCTTATGAATCAACTGGTTCTTAGGATTCTGATGACTTTCGCTGTATTCAGAAAACCATTGCTCCAGTGATTTCATAGCTCTCCTATTTTTGTGTGGAAAGAGGGCCTACCATCGTGGCTCCTGGTGGAACATCTTTAGTCACAACGGCATTTGCGCCGATCAAAGCGCCATCACCCACAGTGATGGGTCCCAAAACTTTCGCACCGGTACCAATAAGAACTTTGTTACCTACAGTCGGATGGCGTTTAACCGGATCGAACTTCAAGCCACCCAAGGTGACTCCGTGAAAGATAATGCAATCATCGCCGATAACAGCAGTTTCGCCGATCACGACGCCCATGCCGTGATCAATCACCAAACGCTTACCGATGGTAGCGCCAGGATGAATTTCAATTCCTGTCAGCAATCTTGAAATCTCGGCCACCAAACGGCCGATGAAAAACAATTTGGCTTTGTAACAAGCATGCGCGATTCGATGAAAGAACAATGCTTTCGGCCCTGGATACAAAAGACCAATTTCCCAGAGGGATTTGGCAGCAGGGTCATAGTTTTTATACGTGCGCAAGAACTCTAGAATACCATTAACCATTTAACTTCTCATTCATATCATCGAGCAGGAAATAGCGATCAAAGAGTTCATTGTATCGGGACCACTTTTCGCCCGAGCCTCTTTCCGCGTCCATCAACGTCTTTAACGTCGCTACTTTACTGTCAAAGTCATCGACCATGGCGATCACCATCGCTTCTAAAAATTTAGGTCTTTTCGGGGAACCGTATTCCAGTTTGCCGTGATGACTTAAAATAATGTGCTTACAAATATCGCGCAGTTCCTCGTTGAATCCCAAGATGCGCGAGGCTTTTTTATCGATCAACTCACAGGCAATTTGCATATGACCAATCAGACGACCGCGGTCTGTGTAGGAGATACCATTGTCGTAAGAAAGTTCCCACAACTTTCCGATGTCGTGAAAAATAGCGCCGAATAAAAGAAGATCTCGGTTTAAAAAGGGATAGTGAGATCCCATGAAGTCCATGATCTTACAAATCGAAAGAATGTGCTCAAGCAATCCCCCCGTCCACGCGTGGTGAATGGATTTCGCTGCCGGAGCTCTTAAAACTTTCGGGCGAATCTCTGGATCTTCTAAAGTATCTAAGATTAACTGACGAAGGTGATCATTCTTCATGGTGCGAACCATGTTCAAAAGCTCAACCAACATGTCTTCGGTATTACGCGAAGATTTTGCGATAAAGTCTTCAAAATTCACCGTTGAAGAATCCACTCTCTCCAAACGATGCACGACAAGCTGCTTGCGATTCTGAAAAAGTTGAATCTGGCCTTTGATTTTAACGACGTCACCAACTTCGAATTCTTTTGCCAGCTCATCCACGCGATCCCAAAGACGTGCGTCCAGGCTTCCGGTGGCATCACCCAACTGAAGACCCATAAAAGGACGTCCATTTTTTCCGATACCGACATGCTTTTCTTTCACTAAGAAAGTCATGTCTACGCCATCTTTATCCTGAAGACTTTGGATCGATTTTCTTTCCATTACGGGGCCTCACAGAAAAGTGGTGAATATTCTGGGTGCGTGAAAGTGACTTGCGCTAAGTAAACATCATTGTCTTTTTGGGCAGAGAAAAAGAAAGTGCCGCCCAAAACACTGACATAGCGTTCTTGCGTGGTGTTGACCTTAATACCTTCACCTGCCATTTCTTTTAAGAAACGATCAGTGATATCGAAGAACTGATTGCAGCCGGAGCCAAAAATTTGCTGACCAAGGCGACGCTTGCGAGCTTTGCTGACAAAGATAACTTTTTTTGCCGTCGCCGTTTCGAACTGGGGGAACTCAAACCCTACAAAGAAAGATCCCTGCTTTTTTGTGATGTAACGGGATAAATCCACCGTGCCACCACCTTTAGGTAATAAGAGCTTCACAGCTTTGTTTTCGACAATGCCGTCATTTTTTTCGACTAAGAAAACATTCACTTCAGAAAAAACCAGATTTTTACCAACAGCCGACGGAACTGGAGCCGCCCCATGTTCGCCACCGCCACCTTCGGCGTGCGCTCCCTCCGGAGCCGCTTTGAATTCCAGCATGTCCCACACTTTTGAGGGAACTTTTAAGTCTTCGGCTAAGTCTTCGAATTTAACGTCATGATATTCAGAAACGTGATAACCCGCAGGATCTGAGGTGCAGCCTGCAAGAACTAGAGACATCCAGAATATAGAAACCTGGACGAACTTGATCATCACTCGTACTCCAGTTGATCCCTCAACTCTAGCAACGGAAGAAAGTTAGGTTCTGATTGAAGTCCCGCACGAACGTAATCATAAGCTGCCGTGCGATCATTGTTTCTCATCATAACCCAAGCCAAACCATAAAGTGCAGACGCACTTTGTTTATCTTTATTATACGCATCCGTGTAAGCTTTTTGTGCGCAAGCAACATCACCTGTATTAATACAGATATCGCCCATCAAAAGATCTTTCACTGACAAAGTTGAAAGCTCTGGCATTTTAAGAATCGCTGTGGACTCTGGCAAACGACCGATTTTAGCTAAGTAACTAGCTTGAGTCGAAAGCACATAAGCATCTTTCGGAGCCTCAGCCATCGCTTCTTGCAAAAGTTTTGCGGCGTCACTATCACGATTGATTTCCATCAAACACACCGCACGCAAAGCTTTAAGCTCCGGATTTGGAGGTTGTTTTTGATAAATTTCGTCACAGTATTTTTCTAAATAATCCCATTGCGTGAAACGCCACTCGACATGCAAAGGATGTGTGTAGTTGCGAGCTTGACCAGGCATTTGACTTAGGAACTGCACAACGGCTTGATTCAAGCCATCAACATCTCCCAAAAGGTTCTGCGCATAGACATTGAAAAGAAGAAGTTCCTGACGAA
This window contains:
- a CDS encoding DUF962 domain-containing protein, whose translation is MKSLEQWFSEYSESHQNPKNQLIHKICVPLIFFSIVGLLIQIPLSMGPIRVGEVLIAIALGWYMTLGAQAFLVMLAQVILSYVLTYALSQLGNPVYILSVIFVLAWIGQFKGHQIEGKKPSFFKDLQFLLIGPLWVVQSLFRKK
- the epsC gene encoding serine O-acetyltransferase EpsC, coding for MVNGILEFLRTYKNYDPAAKSLWEIGLLYPGPKALFFHRIAHACYKAKLFFIGRLVAEISRLLTGIEIHPGATIGKRLVIDHGMGVVIGETAVIGDDCIIFHGVTLGGLKFDPVKRHPTVGNKVLIGTGAKVLGPITVGDGALIGANAVVTKDVPPGATMVGPLSTQK
- a CDS encoding 3'-5' exoribonuclease YhaM family protein codes for the protein MERKSIQSLQDKDGVDMTFLVKEKHVGIGKNGRPFMGLQLGDATGSLDARLWDRVDELAKEFEVGDVVKIKGQIQLFQNRKQLVVHRLERVDSSTVNFEDFIAKSSRNTEDMLVELLNMVRTMKNDHLRQLILDTLEDPEIRPKVLRAPAAKSIHHAWTGGLLEHILSICKIMDFMGSHYPFLNRDLLLFGAIFHDIGKLWELSYDNGISYTDRGRLIGHMQIACELIDKKASRILGFNEELRDICKHIILSHHGKLEYGSPKRPKFLEAMVIAMVDDFDSKVATLKTLMDAERGSGEKWSRYNELFDRYFLLDDMNEKLNG